The sequence below is a genomic window from Dermacentor andersoni chromosome 6, qqDerAnde1_hic_scaffold, whole genome shotgun sequence.
attatagttcAGGTGGTAGAGCCGCCGGGGGACAAGGAGCTGTCATTCCTTTGCTCCTTCGGGCAGTCATGCGACAATAGGTGTAACTAGAGCATCATTTTGAGCGGTATTTAGAAGCATTCTAAACAATTCTGAAGTAATCGGAAGCAAGCGGAAATGCTTTCTTCTCGTCACGCACAGCACTTCGAAGGGTTTGCAAACGGCGAGCGTGGAACGTCGGGTCTTTGTTTCACGATGCGAGCAATTGAGGAGGGGCTGGAATGAAAGGCCGTTTAAGGGAATGTTAAAGTTAAGTCGCATTGAGGGGGACGTTAACTAGACTTTGTCCAGTTGGCAATCATACACATGGTGAGGGGGAGAGCGAGAGAGACAAGGCTGGGGATCAGACCAATTAACCGCACTGGACATTGCGCAGTGTGTCTATAGTCTTGAATACATATAAGAAATAAGCGGACCCCaggcattgtgggaatcgatataAGCATGCACGCCCTGAATaagttgtccacttgacaaaCTTGTATGGTATTTATTTtgcagaaatagcagaaacgagCTGTACCGCGCGTTGAAATTAAATTTATCCGCTTTTTTATCCACTTAAATTTATCCGTCCTCACCCCATGTATGGAACTGCAAGCCAAGAGCGGCAAGGCTGCTAGTCACTCGTTTTGCGACTGTGTCGGTTCTACACCTACTgtgcctcctctccccctcctctcttaCATTCTAGctcgcttccctctggactttcACGTTAGTAGAAAAgcaagtgctgcagtttctgcaatgcttttgctggGGGTCAatgataattgcagctgtcaagaggctcaAGTGGCGACGCGAGGTTcaaacaagtttctcgcgtcACCTTTCCCTTAACCACCCCCGACGAGGTGtgccaaacaacaacaacaacaaaaaagaacagcagcagcagtgggaaagtcgaggGAAGAgacgaagaaagcttcgctttaaaaaggagaagaaaaaaaaagactgcttgAAAATGTCCGTTGCTTGTTTGATTTGATTGCGCAAAAGCAAAGGAGTTAGTGCAAAAATATAGGCCGCCGGTCTGTCTTGATTTTCAATGTCCACCGGGCAATGGACGTCGCAACCGCCATCATAGGGGCGTTAGACTGAGGGATCCTCCCCAATAACTTATTCTTCATTAATaaagatctatctatctatctatctatctatctatctatctatctatctatctatctatctatctatctatctatctatctatctatctatctatctatctatctatctatctatctatctatctatctatctatctatctatctatctatctatctatctatctatctatctatctatctatctatctatctatctatctatctatctatctatctatctatctatctatctatctatctatcattatCTTCAGAATGAGAGACTGCTCGAGCGTTACTTACGTGCTTAGACTCCTCTCTACAAGCGTTAGCAacgttaattttttttagttcgaCTCTTCTTACGCTTGTGACTCTTGTTCACTCTCTTAACACGGCGAGAACTGCACTAAATCTACAAGAAATGGAAGCCACCGCTAAGCATTGTCTTAAGTATCAAAGTAGAAGTCGTTTGTATAAATTTAGCTTCACAATTTCTAGCCCCTGTCATACTCGGCTGTGGTTAGTGAAGTGCGTATTACTTATATCGTACCAACACGTTTCGTCGTCATGGGAACGTTTGTGTTccgctgtcctttttttttttctccttatgaCTTCCAATATAGCTCGTGATCCCTATAGTGAAGAAGTGAAAGCCAGCTTCTGATCCAATATTGCTTCCCCTTCTCTTACAGGGATCTGCTTGGCAACAGCAGAGAGCTCTCTCAATTCCAAGGCCGTTCACAGAAACCGAAACCACTCTACCGATTATGGCATTTTCCAGGTTGGTGTCGCGCAAGACCACCACTTACCTCACAGGTTTCACTTGGCAAAGAAACTTTAATTTGCAACTCCTACATTGTAATGAACGCGCAGTGTTTCCGTTTTCTTATGGGCTGCAGGACAGAGCATTACTCAATACACACAATCTGTGTCACTTCCTATATTAGAGGAATTTTTATGAACAGTAGAAGCCTTCTGTTCTCTTCCGTTCTGTTCTGTTATGTATGGGTTCCTATGGAGAGTTTGAGTATGTAAACAGTGCTttaattttactttcttaaaaatAAAGAGGCGGCTGGTGGGATCCTTCGTCActctttatttctctttctttttctttttttgagtgcGCTACCAAACTGCTGGTGATCAAAGCAGTAAGATAGCTCTTTATTTAATTAGCCTCAGCAACGACAAACAGGAGAGCAAGATGTCCACCTTGTGGATTTCTGGCTCTGATTTTCCGTAAATGTGCCGACGTCACTTATCTTAAATTTATCTTTTCCTTTCGATTGGCCCACGCATTTGCATCAACACGCGGGGGATGTCAAACTGAAATTGTATCTACCTTATAGCCCTGCCTTTCTTTATTAGCCACTTCTCTTCAGTTCCTTCATATTGCTAAGCGAGCGTTGTACATGCCGAAATCCGTGTAATAATATTAAGTCTTCATGTAATTACATTTTAGATCAACAACGGCTACTGGTGCAGTCCGGGTCGGCACAACATCTGCAAGGTTTCCTGTTCCGGTAGGTACTGCAGAACTATACTCTACGTATACAGGGACGCGCATATTTCGCTTAAaatcttcgaaaaaaaattttgcgcttaCCGCTGCACTACTTTTGCTCAAATTCCGCACAAAGATCGCATTTCGGAGTCTACATCGTTCAGTTTAAGACTGGTTGACTTCGCTTATTCTGATGAAAGCTGCGTAACGTCGACCCGAGATAGTCTTCGAAACCCGCTCGGCCTTTAATTACAATATCCTCTCTCTGTTTGCGCAACCAGCCTGAAAGTGAGACGAATAGCTTGGTGTGTTACATCGATGCGTTGCAATGGTTGTTTGTTGAATAACTGTGTGCCTtcattctattttatttttttgcccctTCCATTATTGAACAGCCTTGAAGTCGGATAACATCCTCCCGTCTATCAAGTGCGCAAAGCAAATCTACAAAAGACATGGATTCAATGCATGGTAATCTCTTTATTTTCCTTCATGCGTTCCCGCGATCGGTACTGTTGTCTCTATATACTTAATAGTCTGTGCCTCACGCGAACAGTGGCGCTTTTAACGGGACACTAAACCAAAACTCTAATTCACGTTAATGTGGCAAAGTATTCATTTgtcaaaattatattttcattaattttgtgTAACCATTGGCTTAGTGTATATGCTATGGTGACTCTATATTGTACTCTGTATGCGTATCATTTCGTTTATCATCGTATTCATCTGGAGTAGCGGGCCAGCTACGCGTTTCCAGATATCCTTAAATCTACATATATCTCTCAACTTTGTCCGTTAAGTTGACGAGATGGTTGGCAGTACTAAAACGGAACCAGCTTTTTAATTTCCCCCCCTAAAAGCAAGGATTTAATTTAGGAAATACCGTAACATCAAGTATCATTCCTTCATGACATGTTCCAGATGCGCAGTTGAGAAATGATTCATTACAAGCATCTAGTAGAACCTGGTGTAATGTCGCCTACCGTTAGACTGCACACGATATCACGTCTCTTCCACCTCGTTATCATAATGTGTTCGTCTATACTTCTGTTTAGGCTCGTTTTTCATACTTTGGCACAGCGAAAAACATTGTTTGCGTTTGCTTTTACCATTACTGTATTTTATTCCCACCTGTTTGCTATTGTTTAAGAAAGTAGTATacctgtaaataaaaataaataaactaattagTAAGCTTGACCCGTAGCATTATTACTTGCTTCATATTTCGAATACCCTACAAAATTATCGGTCAATTTCGAAGAAACCGATTTTATTTTGCGCCACCAATGTGGAGAATTCTTACTCCACCTCGAAGTCCACTATGCTGCACCCACTATGCACCCGCAAGTAACTTCAAACGTCTGTGCATAGCATTCACGCATTTATACGGACAGTTCAATAAAGGTTCGTGAATTGGTAGACTTAGTCACGTGCCACATAAGGAGAAGTCGCGTCATGTCGAGTCAGAGCTAGTGCACACTTGAATAAACCAGCAGTTAAAAGAACACctgtcagaaccttgccccttcagagacagcggtcaccaaatggggcgtctgTGCCCGCTGCCTCGCCACGCGGGCAGCCAGTGaaggagcgtaaacaaactcgactgcactccacaatgccggcatgtctaggggacaaacgcatacaacaggTGCTAAggaacctcctccgtagtgcctaggcggagtcacatattcaaggggcaaaggcccccagattttctctctcacacccactcttactcgcgcctgcgcagaaacgtcgagcgccgcgagaagcgccacgccccgctgtacctactagcaattgtaaaaatgcaaCGCGGACCACAGCATTCCCCTTTTCCTCAGACTGCGAAGATTTGTTTCTGAGCTGCCCGTGCATGGTTTCCTTCATAACTTCGTGCAGCTTTCGcatgaattattattttttttatcatgAAGCTTCTACCTAACGGATTTACGAAGTGCTTGATTGCTCATTCTTGTTTAGCTTAGTTGGCCACGTGACTTTGAACAGGATTGGGCTCACCATCTTGGTGAGGTGCTCGtccttgccatccttctagtgaAAAACACACTTATATTAAAGAACTGCCTGGAAATATGAAGTTAGCATGTTTTGTCGTTCCTTCGGGTTTGTGATACTGCAGCTGACACTGGCGAAAGTGACTATAGTTTGCATATCTGGTGACTGCTACAGTTCTTTACTGCGTCCGTAATTGTTAGTGTCAATACGTCTTTTGTTTATAAGACGTTACTTGTGCGCGTCACATCGCGCATTGCAgtatatacaagaaaaaaaattgtttaccgCAGTTGGCAGAGCGACTGCACGGAAAGACTGTATCCCCGAAACAGGGCATTATATATATTTCCTGCGAATATATTTCTGCTGAACCCGTGTAGGTTTCCATTGTAGCTTCGTGGCGAACGATTTCGGGTCGACttacacgtgcgcgcgcgcgcgcgtgtgtgtgtgtgtgtgtgtgtgcgtgtgtgcgtgtgcgtgcgtgtgtgtgtgtgtgtgtgtgtgtgtgtgtgtgtgtgtgtgtgtgtgtgtgtgtgtgtgtgtgtgtgtgtgtgtgtgtgtgtgtgtgtgtgtgtgtgtgtgtgtgtgtgtgttctcttcTGTTCTGTTCTGCTCTTTCGGGAGTTACGGCCTGCTTCTTTCTTGCCAGCCCTATCCCATACGAACAATTTACTTCATTTTTTGTTCTCAGGTATGGATGGAAGCGCAAGTGCAAAGGAAAGAAGCTCTCCTCCTACGTCAAGGGGTGCCGATATTGATCTGGCGTGCCGCTGAATTACTACCTGCACGACCCAAGCATTTGCAACGTAGCCTTGATATATTGGCGCCTGACCTTCTGTCAGTGAGTGCTCCTGTTCACACACGTAATAAAGGAGTCAGTGTTACCATTGCAGCTGGTGTGTGAACAGTGTCGTTTACTCCTAGAGGAAACACATCTTTACTAAACTAGGCAAAGTATACTAGGAAAACTATTCCGATAGTAACATTTGTTTTATCCATCATTTGTTTCATATTGTGCAAACGAAAGGTTGGTTATCGCGATACCTAACGCTGATGACTGTTAATGAAACGTTAAACTATGGGTACTCAGGCAAAACCTGAGCAGAGCGCTTGAGAATACTAATCAGGTGTTTCACCTAACTGTAGATTATCCTCTATACCCTGCGCAACCCCAGGATGTATACCATAAActggagtcatcatcatcatcatcatcagcctggttacgcccactgcagggcaaaggcctctcccatacttctccaacaaccccggtcatgtactaattgtggccatgtcgtccctgcaaactgtttaatctcatctgcccccctaactttctgtcgccccctgctacacttcccttcccttggaatccagtccgtaactcttaatgaccatcggttatcttccctcctcattacatgtcctgcccatgcccatttctttttcttgatttcaactaagatgtcattaactcgcgtttgttccctcacccaatctgctcttttcttatcccttaacgttacacccaccattcttctttccatagctcgttgcgtcgtcctcaatttgagtagcacccttttcgtaagcctccaggtttctgcgccgtaggtgagtactggtaagacacagctattatacactgttctcttgagggataatggcaacctgctgttcatgatctgagaatgcctgccaaacgcaccccagcccattcttattcttctgattatttccgtctcatgatccagatccgccgttactacctgccctaagtagatgtattcccttaccacttccagtgcctcgctacctattgtaaattgctgttctcttccgagactgttaaacgttactttagttttctgcagattaatttttagacccactcttctgctttgcctctccgggtcagtgagcatgcattgcaattggtcccctgagttactaagcaaggcaatatcatcagcgaatcgcaagttactaaggtattctcaattaacttttatccccaattcttcccaatccaggtctctgaatacctcctgtaaacacgctgtgaatagcattggagagatcgtatctccctgcctgacgcctttctttattgggattttgttgctttgcttatggaggactatggtggctgaggagccgctatagatatctttcagtatttttacatacggctcgtctacaccctgattccgtaccgtatgtaaaaatactgaaactgGAGTGGAGTGGCACATATCCTACCATCTCGTTTCAAGTGTGTATTCCttcataatcatcattatcaacggcaacaagaacaacaactgGAGAAATAGTATATGAGCCATAGTATGGGAAACAAGAGCAAGCATCTGTCGTCACTGAATGTGTGCGGTTGTTTGGATCACGGCAAGTGAAATACAATAAAGCAACGCTACTCACCTATAAGGAACGCTCTCGTATTATGCATCGCTTTCGCAAGATGCGGCTAAGGACTACCCCCACAGGCAAGAAGGTCCTTGCGTATGTAGATGTCACTCTGCTCCGCATATACAACGCCCTAAATTAAATCATCCGCGTATAAATAGCTGCAGCTTGTTCGATCTTCCGTGCTGCACACTTTAAACGTAGTAGTATTAGTACTAGGAGCAGGAGTAGGAGTAGTAAAAGTAGTAGTAGCACACTTTTAAAGTAGTATGCTTTTCAGAAATTCACTCTTTAAGGCTACACATGCAGGTTAACTTATTTTCAAGGGCCCTGAAACAATTTTTGAACATGGTAAGGAAACCTCGCGTCTTTGTAGAAggggctcctgtgaacatgtgagccaagtATTATTACGCTGTATGCAGCACGAAATTTACAGTCTCTTGTCAAAAACAGTGAAAAATCGCTTGCTCTCGTCTTCGAAATGTCGTCaccggaaagaaaaaaacaaatgaagCACGAAGGTTAAACATCCGTCCTGCACTAAAAACATCTTTttcagttctgtaaactgcgtcTATTATAGAatgtaaagcggacaaattagcTATTTTACTTTCGAGCTTATTGAAATTGTTGCATGttcaacggttttgcaaaagtcccaTACTGACTAGTGGCGTAGCcgatggggcgggggggggggaaggagtaCACCGTGCACGTGCCCCAGCCCCCTTTATCTTTCTGTGTTCGTTAGCGGGCTGCCAAGTCTCAAGTTTTGTGATTTCCAACAATGTTAGTTTAaacattatgcagatcccacgcactgtgggaatcgatgcaagcgaagctttctgtgctggttactttgattgacgataattagcggtggtgctgacggcgaaagcttaattgcttcaacgtttaggctaaccctagagtggtgagttgatgttaaaccttACCTTGCATGCATCaccgctgtttgtctgcgtatacACAGAAGACAcagggagatgtgtttgcttgaggcgttgttttgcgccatatttcataacctctgagaggattGAGCATTGTAATTGTTtcccatggcacatcgcatcgcggcagaagtattaaacttggattatggggctgtacgtgccaaaaccacaatcagattatgaggcacaccatagtggcgcactccggatgaattttgacaaCGTGATGTtccttaacgtgtcccaaaatctaagtgcatgtgaatttcgccaccgtcgaaatgcggctgccgcggtcggaaTCAAATCCGCAAcgtctagcaatgccatagccacaaagttatcgcggcgggcacagaagtgttgatttgatggtcgaccgcttccgtagtgtcgcctggaccaggcggtgcgctttaattaatgcgaccctgcttctgcacgccttgcgtaattggtccgcttgacatatttgcaagttgtttatttttcagaattaCCAGGAACGTACTGCACCGTATCttgaacttaagaggaagctttagctcgggtgctcctatctaaatacatgtaaaagcaaaattcgtttttctcagcaaccactgcaccaaatttgacgaggtttgttgcatttaaaagaaaaacttaaaatctagtgactgttggtttcgaattttcgatttaggtcgtcaattttttattaaatattgacaaaaatcgaaaattttcaaaaaacgaaactatcaagtttacaactctgtaactcaacaacgaagaaggataatacaattctgtgaattgcatccaatagtacatctaaagcggacaaaattgaaacgttacacatgaataaaaaaaattttagtaatatggaaatacagcttttgcagaacccttgtaaccaacgtaacaaattcacgtaatatgtaaaatgacatactgaatttgtccgctttgaatggtctaatggatgccgtttacagaaccaggatatctgttcttgatgcagagctacgaatttgtaaacttcgtgcttctatttttttcagacggtcaaatatttgaaaatctttttaacaaaattcaggtcctaaatcgaaattccgcttccaaccgtcactagaatttgactttctctctcaaatgcaaaaaattacattaaaatcggtccaggggttatctcgcaataacgtttttgcgttttacatgtatttgaataggccgcgtcggagttggccccgagctaaagcttcctcttaagcgtatCCAGTTTCccagcaaccgctgtcgtatagtagtagagtttccttgccttctcacgtcacttcagcccctcccccccacccctatgtgggaactgcctcttctctttgctcctctctacagttctgtcTACGTCCCCTCCGGACTCGCACGTTAGCAGAAAGCGAAGCGCTGAAGTTCCTGCAGTGCTtttgaggggagtcacggataattgcagctgtcaagacTGTCAGCTGCAGCTGTCATCTTTTTTATGCAAATGACGGTGgggaggtacctttactagtaccaatgtgaataatgcccaccctTCGCCACAAAGACGCGCAAACCCGCGAAACAAATGAGatataaggtgtatctcacagttacgcctgtgagatacacctctcctttacttggcaaacaagaaaccacatcaaatggactggCGCAGAAAGAatactgccaagaacaagtaaacaagcgaaagcgtaaaataaagatttctagtagcgtttcttgaattagctctggaagaattatatagaaatatatatttgcgaaacaatcacagttcttttcgatctctcgtttactgctctaccaagtgccaaaaccgactggTATTGTTATTTGGAAAGTTGCGTAGCGATGcgcggccgccagtcccgtatATAACCGGGTAGAGctcaggacgctgcggttctagacctGCTGCGCCCACCGCAGaatattagaaaaacacccacataagcacagcagagaagtggctacgtcaggcggctcgattgataactgtagaagcgtcattcaaaacacacggaattgtgcTTCACTTCTGGTGGCGTTATCTAGCTCTACTTCTTTTTTAAatgaaaagatgttgatccacaaatattttcacaaacaaccgTCAAATTTGTCAATTTTCACTGTTCCTTCCTCTTTGTGtgctgccttggctctctccctttgtagatcgcttaatttctcaactcatTGCGActgttgtttccagttggcaattttgcacgaaaagggctgtacaattagggaaaaagcagacgaggtaacgggtgacagtcatattgcttatgggtttacgGGTTGTTGCAGGCTGTATAAtgaacgctgtttcgcattaCTTAATTTTCCaacttatctaacccatatcgcgggcatatggttccgaggatctgccagcgtcgcagcGAGCCGTCAGtccaggaaataatgaagcaaaggaaaagttaaacgcaactggcgttttctccggccgcaactcgttccacaagcatacagaccagctgactacgagcCTAATCcatttcctggtccctggatcagtctaaacaaagaaggttgaaatAACGAAGCAAccgcgatgcgcgtgaccgttgaatagacggtgacaactgaaagCATCTCGAGCTAATCGTGCGGGCAcagaatcgatgagaaaactggccttcacaccccaggagatgccgataactaccgctatccaaaaggagcgaaaaaggcagcaaaatgttgaccgctgaaTAGCAGTAGAGTcccaagattgatttggcggcgctttaggaatgtctGTGAAGAGTGATAACGTGGGCGGGgagggcgcccccccccccccgcccagattcgacgcggtggggtcaAAACGAGTTTCTCGAGTCGCATTTCCTCTCTGGCTCGCTCCTTGCGCGCTCTGAACCACCCACCAACACGGTGTGCCAGGCAGCAGTAGGAAAGTCGAaggcagagaaaaagaaagcttcgctttaaaaaaaaatatggcggcTTCAACAAAAAGAATTCAGTGGTGATTTAGCAGTAAAGGCGAGTGAAATGTgctagcattacgtcgcacgtCTTTGAGCATTGTATGTTTCAGGTCTCGGATCCCTGATTTAAACCACGGTTACCACATCGCATAGTGTTGTTCAGTAACTCCCTCGACATATACGAACTGCCTACTCGATTGAAAGAGGAATTGCAACTAACGCTGGTCCGGAACAGTTTCGGTTGGTGGACCGACCTTCTTCAAGGGCTACagtagattatatatatatatatatatatatatatatatatatatatatatatatatatatatatatcatgcctTGTCTTACATTactgacaaagttattcctcggaatgttGAGAATgatagcccacaaacaaatgtcatgaaacaaaacatcgacagcacatgccttttatgcCAAATCTTCTCAGCCTGAAATATTAAAACTTTGAAACAATGACAGAAACCTAAAGATGATGCAACTTCTTTTGGAGCGGCGTCGCACTACCTCCGGTATCGGCCCCCGCAAGAGACCGCGTTCCTACAAGAAAgattccccccttcccccctttgTGCAAAGCGTTCACTGtcggcgttttccggtaaacattatggttacatgaGCTGTAGTTGGCGCTATGCGTGATAATCAGTCAGGGATCTTAGAATACtaacgcgttccactcttaaaggtgaagcttaagcgtcctccaagtttacGCTTTCATTCGTTTCGTATTTAGGATCATTGATATGAGAAATTTCAAAGTTTGATTACCATAGTTCACTGTGGTTCGAGGAACTGTCCACTTTTCAGCGCGTCTAGTAGGAACAACTTCCTTTTGAGGTTATGACAGCAAGGGATTTCAGAAACTCAGTCACTGAAGGGGGTAACAATCTAATGTAGTACAGTAGTCGATATTCCACTTTACTGGTAGTGAGAATAATGTTATACTGAACAAAAAACTCTGTACTGTGTGCTCTAATGCAACAACCCACATCAACGAGCAAACAAAATGCGACCCACTCAATCAATATCGGTGTTGTAGTTACCGAGGAAGACGATGTCTCCTTTTTCATGTATTACGTAGGCGCGCCAGCGCTGAAACATCCTGTTAAGCATTGTATAATTGTTCGTCAGTGGGCATGTACAGAGCCTGCTTAATCTCTGACTGGAGGTAGAAATACGAGCTGCATATTTTAACCTCATTCGCAACCACTATGACAGAATCATTTGGTACTATCACTGCTATCACTTTGAATTTGCCGCTGTAAATGTTGGACGCAAGCACGACCGGCTTTACGCAAGGTTGTGGTGACAATGTGCTGCCATCTCGCGGTAAAAATGATAAGACCTTGTGGTTGACGTATTGATTGgtgcatgacctccgagattaacAGCATCGCGTAATCCAACGGAAGCGGTTCTTTATTTATGTTACAGTGTTGTATTTATGTGGAGGCTACGGCTGCCGTATGTCTGCTGGGACGCTGCCATGTGCGTTTAAGAGTTGCTCGGCTGCATTCCGTTACCTACCTTTATAGATTCTGATCTAGCGCACCAGCTGGAACCTTACGTAGTTTGAATTCGACAGCTGTCTACGACTGGGCGTTCGTACTTTCCGGTCAAACTGAAGTGGCTACACGGCATATTCAGTACCGCCAGCATGTCCCTGAAAGCTTATAAAGCAGGTAATGTCCATCATTTTATGTATGCTTGAGAAATTACTTCTCCAGCGCTTATCATTTCGTGTGGATCGTTGAACGAATGTGTCGGAAATTTCGTGCGAGGCTGAAACTTACAGCCTCGCACGTACAAGCTGCAGTTGGTTCTCATAAGGTTCGGGTTA
It includes:
- the LOC126522028 gene encoding lysozyme c-1-like, with product MQLHLPIAAFVLMSAASAKKYGRCELASILVRNGIPRNQVPDWICLATAESSLNSKAVHRNRNHSTDYGIFQINNGYWCSPGRHNICKVSCSALKSDNILPSIKCAKQIYKRHGFNAWYGWKRKCKGKKLSSYVKGCRY